The proteins below are encoded in one region of Oncorhynchus nerka isolate Pitt River linkage group LG15, Oner_Uvic_2.0, whole genome shotgun sequence:
- the LOC115142715 gene encoding uncharacterized protein LOC115142715: MKVMFFEWSLAILLSIQLLVLASELEMIDYESQHVTCSKGLSNCTVKACAGIPIQKCPVDVKGLAVQPVLCCRQDTACRPCLHIRLDIQPRNDQTASYVSVCYTVPQLIMPLCKKLEFTVIPAAPDEQASSKAWLSLLLESNALSFSSQVTVYACNLHSTVMLPSVDEVCSSASQGVVEECEVPSFSTLIDPERREMMLQVAKEEDSPYQLEMCLQHEHNGMCRTWKERSLPLHSVTPCMCFQLWWDKGDERSRRSRSCPFRNNTELFQRNLWENVSVSVVRGQMNSGGAMLSWNLTAPCRVEAEVWPCQRDAGVDKDRCRELGDMRQRLSNDIWREIDRGHWLMPGVFEDVKPGLDLCVMVKVKGKNSELGPFCPIDSRWWHWRWGLLVLVTLMLVGLAGICLYFLHGKLKRWAWEWHQKECDQLPIRGHVVLLSPPDVDNSVSELVCELGSSLRARGLSVSVDLWSRAELCSLGPLPWLHSQLQPLDSQGGRALLVLTQAAWKKAEDWGQQWDQHGQQPRDIAQGVEEEGEYKRLLQGLSCPYADVFSAALSCIKVDHQQGRAGKRFLLVHFEAHSAKPLSSERGLPELFQGLPLFHLPSQGQELLVQLAIGSKGPRAGIGG, from the exons GGTCTCTCGAACTGCACAGTGAAGGCATGTGCTGGGATTCCGATCCAAAAGTGTCCTGTGGATGTAAAAGGGCTGGCGGTGCAGCCTGTGCTGTGCTGCAGACAGGACACGGCATGCAGACCTTGCCTACACATTCGCCTTGACATCCAGCCCAGAAACGACCAGACAG catcgtatgtgagtgtgtgttacacTGTGCCACAGCTAATAATGCCTCTGTGCAAAAAGCTCGAGTTCACAGTGATCCCTGCTGCTCCGGATGAGCAGGCTTCATCAAAG GCCTGGCTGTCACTGCTGCTTGAGTCTAATGCCCTGTCCTTCAGCAGTCAGGTGACTGTGTATGCTTGCAACCTTCACTCGACTGTGATGCTTCCGTCAGTGGATGAAG TGTGTTCATCCGCCTCACAGGGAGTTGTAGAGGAATGTGAAG TCCCCAGTTTCAGCACTCTAATTGATCCGGAGAGACGTGAGATGATGCTGCAAGTCGCAAAGGAAGAGGACAGCCCCTACCAACTAGAAATGTGCCTACAACATGAACATAATGGAATGTGCAGG ACCTGGAAAGAGAGGTCCCTTCCACTGCACTCTGTCACCCCCTGCATGTGCTTCCAG tTGTGGTGGGATAAAGGAGACGAGAGGTCTCGTCGATCTAGGAGCTGTCCTTTTAGGAACAACACCG AGCTGTTCCAGAGGAACCTATGGGAGAATGTGTCAGTATCTGTGGTGCGGGGCCAGATGAACAGTGGCGGTGCAATGCTGTCCTGGAACCTGACTGCCCCCTGTAGGGTGGAGGCTGAAGTGTGGCCCTGCCAGAGAGATGCAGGCGTGGACAAGGACAGGTGCAGAGAGCTGGGGGACATGAGGCAGCGTCTGTCAAATGACATATGGAGGGAAATTGACAGGGGACACTGG CTGATGCCAGGTGTGTTTGAGGATGTCAAACCTGGCCTTGATCTCTGTGTGATG GTGAAGGTCAAAGGGAAGAACAGTGAGCTTGGCCCCTTCTGTCCCATTGACT CCAGATGGTGGCACTGGCGCTGGGGTCTGCTTGTCCTGGTCACCCTGATGCTTGTAGGCCTAGCAGGAATTTGTCTCTATTTCCTGCATGGCAAACTGAAAC GGTGGGCATGGGAATGGCACCAGAAGGAGTGTGATCAAT TACCTATAAGGGGCCACGTGGTGCTGCTGAGCCCGCCggatgtggataactctgtgtcAGAGCTGGTATGTGAGCTTGGCTCCTCTCTGCGTGCCAGGGGCCTCAGTGTGTCCGTGGACCTGTGGAGTCGGGCTGAGTTGTGCTCTCTGGGGCCCCTGCCCTGGCTGCACTCCCAGCTGCAGCCCCTGGACAGCCAGGGGGGCCGGGCCTTACTGGTACTGACACAGGCAGCCTGGAAGAAGGCAGAGGACTGGGGCCAACAGTGGGACCAGCATGGCCAACAGCCAAGGGACATAGCccagggagtggaggaggagggggagtatAAGAGGCTTCTCCAGGGCTTGTCCTGCCCATACGCGGACGTGTTCAGTGCCGCTCTGAGCTGCATCAAGGTGGACCACCAGCAAGGGCGCGCTGGAAAGCGCTTCCTCCTGGTCCACTTTGAGGCCCATTCTGCCAAGCCCCTCAGCAGTGAAAGGGGTCTCCCAGAGCTGTTCCAAGGGCTGCCCTTGTTTCACCTGCCCTCCCAGGGACAGGAGCTCCTCGTTCAGCTGGCCATAGGGTCTAAAGGGCCCAGGGCTGGTATAGGTGGATAG